In the genome of Oncorhynchus clarkii lewisi isolate Uvic-CL-2024 chromosome 4, UVic_Ocla_1.0, whole genome shotgun sequence, one region contains:
- the LOC139407775 gene encoding hairy/enhancer-of-split related with YRPW motif protein 2-like, whose amino-acid sequence MKRPCDDSTSDSDMDETIDVGSENNYSGHSNGSFIRCGSPTTTTQVMARKKRRGIIEKRRRDRINNSLSELRRLVPTAFEKQGSAKLEKAEILQMTVDHLKMLQTTGGKGYFDAHSLAMDFMSVGFRECLTEVARYLSSVEGLDSIDPLRVRLVSHLSTCASQREAAAMTSSMAHHQQVLPPHHWAAAFHPLPAAFLQQSGLPSSDSATSRLSVEVPQRGSALLTATFAHTDSSHRAPSNGSVAPCVPPLSTSLLSLSATVHAAAAAAAAQTFPLSFPGGFPIFTPHSVSSTASMVASAVCPSISTTSTSQQSRDREGSSKPYRPWGTEVGAF is encoded by the exons ATGAAAAGGCCTTGTGATGATAGTACTTCTGACAGCGACATGGATGAAACTATTGATGTCGGCAGTGAGAATAATTATTCTGG GCACAGCAATGGATCATTTATTAGATGTGGctccccaacaacaacaacccaaGTTATGGCAAGAAAAAAACGAAGAGGG ATCATCGAGAAGAGACGGAGGGATCGAATCAATAATAGTTTATCAGAGTTACGTCGACTTGTTCCAACTGCATTTGAAAAACAA GGTTCTGCCAAATTAGAGAAAGCAGAAATATTGCAGATGACAGTGGATCACCTAAAGATGCTGCAGACCACTGGTGGTAAAG GGTATTTTGATGCCCATTCCCTGGCTATGGACTTCATGAGCGTGGGCTTCAGGGAGTGTCTGACGGAGGTAGCCAGGTACCTGAGCTCTGTGGAGGGATTAGACAGCATTGACCCCCTGCGCGTGCGCCTGGTCTCCCACCTCAGCACCTGCGCGTCTCAGAGGGAGGCAGCTGCCATGACCTCATCCATGGCACACCACCAGCAGGTGCTCCCCCCTCACCACTGGGCCGCAGCCTTCCACCCCCTCCCCGCCGCCTTCCTCCAACAGAGTGGACTGCCCTCCTCAGACAGCGCCACCAGCAGACTGTCTGTGGAGGTGCCCCAGCGCGGCTCGGCCCTACTAACAGCCACCTTCGCCCACACTGACTCTTCTCACAGGGCGCCCTCTAATGGCAGCGTGGCACCCTGCGTCCCCccactctccacctccctcctgtCGCTCTCGGCAACCGTTCACGCGGCGGCCGCTGCTGCCGCGGCCCAGACTTTCCCCCTGTCTTTTCCCGGAGGATTCCCCATCTTCACACCTCACAGTGTGAGCAGCACAGCGTCTATGGTAGCTTCAGCTGTGTGCCCCTCCATTTCCACCACATCCACTTCACAGCAGAGCAGAGACCGAGAGGGCAGCAGCAAACCATACAGACCTTGGGGAACAGAAGTGGGAGCCTTTTAA